One genomic window of Gossypium hirsutum isolate 1008001.06 chromosome D11, Gossypium_hirsutum_v2.1, whole genome shotgun sequence includes the following:
- the LOC107911717 gene encoding uncharacterized protein has protein sequence MEEYSKGTLEVEDSQNEQVHEEENKEEFGVVNGGEDDSNSSSSSSDKEDNSEEKLVSESVGVSLTEDTEPSVEKLGDSDVAELDDKETEENVSPSLELDHTNAKETEELSAAETTVVSELSTDVESKETGQDETNDSRVGGAVVADQGITDDKGGNPSGSPELSSNLNVEDSLEAANVPPDETRDAGEVEDKPVMHESIENQTILSVGNRSVQPTSWKSCCGLFEVLRRSDR, from the exons ATGGAAGAATATTCAAAAGGAACCCTAGAGGTAGAGGACTCCCAGAATGAACAAGTGCATGAAGAAGAAAACAAGGAAGAATTTGGTGTAGTTAATGGTGGGGAAGATGATTCCAATTCAAGTAGTAGCAGTTCGGACAAGGAGGATAATTCAGAGGAGAAACTGGTTTCTGAGTCAGTTGGGGTTTCTTTGACGGAAGATACCGAGCCATCAGTTGAGAAATTGGGAGACTCTGATGTTGCTGAATTGGATGataaagaaacagaagagaatgTTTCACCATCTTTAGAGTTAGACCACACTAATGCTAAAGAAACAGAGGAGTTGTCTGCTGCTGAGACCACTGTAGTGTCCGAACTCTCAACAGATGTGGAATCAAAGGAAACGGGACAGGATGAGACTAATGACTCCAGGGTTGGTGGAGCTGTTGTTGCAGACCAAGGAATCACGGACGATAAGGGTGGGAATCCATCAGGTTCCCCTGAATTGTCTTCTAACCTAAATGTTGAAGATTCATTGGAAGCAGCAAATGTTCCTCCCGATGAGACCAGAGATGCTGGTGAAGTTGAAGACAAGCCTGTCATGCATGAAAGCATAGAAAATCAG ACTATTCTATCTGTGGGTAATCGTTCGGTGCAGCCAACTTCTTGGAAGAGTTGCTGTGGACTTTTTGAAGTTCTAAGGCGCTCTGACAGATAA
- the LOC107923966 gene encoding transcription factor PAR1: protein MEINAVNQTNTPTFYSKTQQNPLMGSALHEAFPTFQTTRGTTRKRTDYLKSQNKDSLREEEEEEEEEEEEDNDDDERIEVKRKIVALQRIVPGGEALGVDKLFEETAGYILALQGQIRAMRVLASFIEGMDKQKRKLGG, encoded by the coding sequence ATGGAGATCAATGCGGTAAACCAGACAAATACACCCACTTTTTACAGCAAAACCCAGCAAAACCCTTTGATGGGAAGTGCATTGCATGAAGCTTTTCCCACTTTCCAAACAACCCGGGGCACCACCAGGAAAAGGACAGACTACTTGAAGTCTCAAAACAAGGATTCtttgagagaagaagaagaagaagaagaagaagaagaagaagaagacaatgATGATGATGAGAGGATAGAAGTAAAAAGAAAGATTGTGGCATTGCAAAGGATAGTTCCAGGAGGTGAGGCATTAGGGGTGGATAAGCTGTTTGAAGAAACTGCTGGGTATATATTAGCTTTGCAGGGTCAAATTAGGGCCATGAGAGTTCTTGCAAGCTTTATTGAAGGCATGGATAAACAGAAAAGGAAGCTTGGAGGTTGA
- the LOC107911719 gene encoding endoplasmic reticulum-Golgi intermediate compartment protein 3 has translation MGVKQAIKNLDAFPRAEEHLLQKTQSGALVSIVGLVIMTTLFFHELTYYLSTYTVHQMSVDLKRGETLPIHINMTFPSLPCDVLSVDAIDMSGKHEVDLDTNIWKLRLNSHGHIIGTEYLSDLVEKEHAAHKHDDENEHHDDADKKLHALGFNEEAENMIKKVKKALDNGEGCRVYGVLDVQRVAGNFHISVHGLNIYVAQMIFGGATHVNVSHMIHDLSFGPKYPGLHNPLDGTVRILHETSGTFKYYIKIVPTEYRYIWKEVLPTNQFSVSEYFSPMKEYDRSWPAVYFLYDLSPITVTIKEERRSFLHFITRLCAVLGGTFALTGMLDRWMYRLIEEVTKASGTRAYR, from the exons ATGGGCGTGAAGCAAGCTATTAAAAATCTGGATGCGTTTCCTCGCGCGGAGGAACATCTGCTGCAGAAGACGCAATCGGGAGCATTAG TGTCCATCGTTGGTTTAGTGATAATGACCACGCTGTTCTTTCACGAGCTTACCTATTATCTTTCGACGTACACTGTTCATCag ATGTCTGTAGACTTGAAACGTGGAGAAACACTTCCAATTCACATTAATATGACATTTCCTTCATTACCTTGCGATG TATTAAGTGTAGACGCCATTGACATGTCAGGCAAGCATGAAGTGGATCTTGATACTAACATATGGAAA CTTCGCCTGAACAGTCATGGTCATATCATTGGCACTGAATATTTGTCTGACCTTGTGGAAAAGGAGCATGCTGCTCACAAGCACG atgatgaaaatgaacatCATGATGATGCTGACAAGAAGCTTCATGCACTTGGCTTCAATGAAGAAGCTGAAAATATGATCAAGAAGGTGAAGAAAGCATTGGACAATGGAGAAGGATGCCGG GTTTATGGGGTATTAGATGTCCAAAGGGTGGCTGGAAACTTTCACATCTCCGTTCATGGGTTAAACATTTATGTTGCTCAAATG ATCTTTGGAGGAGCAACGCATGTCAATGTAAgtcatatgattcatgatttaTCATTCGGGCCAAAATATCCAGGACTCCACAACCCGCTTGATGGTACAGTGCGGATTTTGCATGAAACAAGTGGAACATTCAAGTATTACATAAAG ATTGTCCCTACCGAGTACAGATATATCTGGAAAGAAGTTTTGCCTACAAATCAGTTTTCTGTCTCTGAATACTTTTCCCCTATGAAGGAGTATGATAGGAGTTGGCCAG CTGTTTACTTTTTGTATGATTTGTCACCAATCACTGTGACAATAAAAGAAGAGCGCCGAAGCTTTCTCCATTTTATCACTCGACTTTGTGCTGTCTTGGGAGGGACATTCGCTTTAACAG GAATGCTAGATCGTTGGATGTATAGGCTTATTGAAGAAGTGACTAAAGCAAGCGGTACGCGTGCATATCGGTAG
- the LOC107911722 gene encoding AT-hook motif nuclear-localized protein 16, with product MGEAIDLRVLMDHDKEQDKEFHAMLMAPKMPKAVKPVIAADGDNVRRPRGRPAGSKNKPKPPIIVTRESANAIRAHAMAVSSGCDVNESLANFARKKQRGICVLSGSGCVTNVTLRQPASSGVIVTLHGRYEILSLLGSILPPPAPPGITGLTIYLAGAQGQVAGGVVVGALIASGPVLVMAASFMNATFDRLPLDEDEVATAMQNQYGHHNGPHHQPDESDLYGMPQNLITNGTTPPEMYSWAPGRTMSKT from the coding sequence ATGGGAGAAGCCATAGATTTGAGAGTGCTTATGGATCATGACAAAGAACAGGACAAAGAATTTCATGCAATGCTAATGGCTCCCAAAATGCCAAAGGCAGTGAAACCAGTCATTGCAGCTGATGGTGACAATGTTAGGCGGCCTCGAGGGAGGCCAGCAGGCTCcaaaaacaaaccaaaaccaCCCATTATCGTCACTCGAGAAAGTGCTAATGCGATAAGAGCCCATGCAATGGCGGTGAGTTCAGGTTGCGATGTGAACGAGAGCTTAGCTAACTTTGCAAGGAAAAAGCAGCGTGGCATTTGTGTGCTTAGTGGGAGTGGGTGTGTGACTAATGTTACACTCAGACAACCAGCTTCATCAGGTGTAATTGTTACTCTGCATGGCCGATACGAGATTCTCTCCTTGCTTGGATCGATCCTGCCCCCTCCAGCCCCACCGGGGATCACGGGGCTAACCATTTACCTGGCTGGCGCTCAGGGACAGGTTGCTGGTGGAGTGGTAGTCGGTGCACTCATTGCATCCGGTCCCGTTCTGGTCATGGCTGCATCCTTCATGAACGCCACCTTCGATCGTTTACCATTGGACGAAGATGAAGTTGCAACAGCAATGCAGAACCAATATGGTCACCATAATGGTCCACACCATCAGCCCGACGAATCCGATCTGTATGGGATGCCGCAGAACTTGATCACCAATGGAACTACACCTCCTGAGATGTACTCTTGGGCACCAGGACGAACCATGTCAAAAACCTAA
- the LOC107911720 gene encoding pentatricopeptide repeat-containing protein At2g42920, chloroplastic — protein sequence MLQSFSCLKPFPNSITKFISDQPCLSLLETKCTTMNDLKKIHAQLIKTGLFNDIIAASRVLAFSASPAGDINYACSVFTRIQNPNLFAWNVIIRGFSRSSNPQIAISLFIDMLVYSSVEPGRLTYPSVFKAYAQLGLASDGRQLHGRVIKQGLDCDQFIRNTMVYMYANCGLLSEAWRMFDEEEMELDVVAWNSMVMGLAKCGEIDESRRLFDKMATRNTVSWNSMISGYVRNGKFLEALELFQEMQGENVRPSEFTMVSLLNACACLGAITQGKWVHDYVLSQNFELNVILVTAIIDMYCKCGDVEKALQVFRTYPEGGLSCWNAMILGLATNGCEQEAIRLFSKLESSSLEPDYVSFIGVLMACNHGGMVDRARQYFSLMTEKYKIKPSIKHYSCMVDVLGNAGFLEDAEQLITSMPINGDAIIWGSLLSACRKHGNVEIAKRAVKHVIELDPDESSGYVLMSNVYAANKQFEEAIKQRLLVKEKQLEKEPGCSLIEVNGEVHEFVSGGRLHPQAKEIYPVLNELKLILQYKE from the coding sequence ATGCTTCAAAGTTTTTCCTGCCTAAAACCGTTTCCAAATTCCATAACCAAGTTCATATCAGATCAGCCATGCCTCTCCTTACTAGAAACCAAGTGCACCACCATGAACGACCTCAAAAAAATCCATGCCCAACTCATCAAAACTGGTCTTTTCAATGACATTATAGCAGCTAGCCGTGTCTTGGCCTTCTCTGCATCTCCAGCAGGCGACATCAACTATGCTTGCTCCGTCTTCACTCGAATCCAAAACCCAAATCTCTTTGCTTGGAACGTCATCATTAGAGGCTTCTCTCGAAGCTCTAACCCGCAAATTGCCATCTCTCTTTTCATTGACATGTTGGTTTATTCGTCTGTGGAACCAGGAAGGTTAACTTATCCTTCTGTGTTTAAGGCATATGCTCAACTTGGTCTGGCTTCTGATGGGAGACAGCTTCACGGGAGAGTTATAAAACAGGGTCTTGACTGTGATCAATTTATACGAAACACAATGGTTTACATGTATGCGAATTGTGGGCTTTTGAGTGAAGCTTGGCGAATGTTTGATGAAGAAGAAATGGAATTAGACGTTGTCGCCTGGAATTCCATGGTTATGGGGCTTGCTAAATGTGGAGAGATTGATGAGTCCAGGAGACTGTTCGATAAAATGGCAACGAGAAACACTGTTTCATGGAATTCAATGATTAGTGGTTATGTTAGGAATGGTAAGTTTTTGGAAGCATTGGAGCTGTTTCAAGAGATGCAAGGAGAGAATGTTCGGCCTAGTGAGTTCACAATGGTCAGTTTGCTAAATGCTTGTGCTTGCTTGGGAGCAATTACACAAGGAAAATGGGTACATGATTATGTACTGAGCCAAAACTTTGAGTTGAATGTCATTCTTGTTACTGCAATTATAGACATGTATTGCAAGTGTGGGGATGTTGAAAAGGCTCTACAAGTTTTCAGAACGTATCCCGAGGGAGGATTGTCATGTTGGAACGCCATGATCTTAGGCCTAGCTACAAATGGATGTGAACAAGAAGCGATTCGATTGTTTTCTAAGCTAGAGTCTTCGAGTCTTGAACCGGATTATGTCAGTTTCATTGGTGTTCTAATGGCTTGTAATCATGGAGGGATGGTGGATAGAGCAAGGCAATACTTCTCATTGATGACtgaaaaatacaaaatcaagCCATCCATTAAGCACTACAGTTGCATGGTTGATGTGCTAGGTAATGCTGGGTTCCTTGAAGATGCAGAACAGTTAATAACAAGTATGCCCATTAATGGAGATGCCATTATATGGGGGTCTTTGCTTTCAGCTTGTAGGAAGCATGGAAATGTTGAGATAGCAAAAAGGGCAGTTAAACATGTTATTGAACTTGATCCAGATGAAAGCTCTGGATATGTacttatgtctaatgtttatgcTGCAAATAAGCAATTCGAGGAAGCCATCAAGCAAAGGCTTTTAGTAAAAGAGAAGCAATTAGAGAAAGAACCAGGGTGTAGTCTTATTGAAGTTAATGGTGAAGTTCATGAGTTTGTTTCTGGTGGAAGGCTGCACCCTCAAGCAAAGGAGATATACCCTGTTTtgaatgagttgaaactcatttTACAATACAAGGAATGA